Proteins encoded in a region of the Panicum hallii strain FIL2 chromosome 3, PHallii_v3.1, whole genome shotgun sequence genome:
- the LOC112886322 gene encoding cyclin-dependent kinase C-2-like yields the protein MAVAAPGQLNLDESPSFGSRSVDCFEKLEQIGEGTYGQVFMAKETETKEIVALKKIRMDNEREGFPITAIREIKILKKLHHQNVINLKEIVTSPGPERDEQGKQIEGNKYKGSIYMVFEYMDHDLTGLSDRPGMRFTIAQIKCYMKQLLLGLHYCHINQVLHRDIKGSNLLIDNHGILKLADFGLARSFSYDHNAHLTNRVITLWYRPPELLLGSTQYGPAVDMWSVGCIFAELLYGKPILPGKNEPEQLTKIFELCGTPDELNWPGVTKMPWYNNFKPSRPIMRRVKEVFKHFDRNALDLLERMLTLDPSQRISAKDALDAEYFWTDPRPAEPHTLPKYESSHEFQTKKKRQQQRQAEEAAKRQKIQHPQPHTRLPPIQQSGQPYSQIRTGQPMNNPHPSMAPGPSHHYAKPRGPGGPNRYPLGGSQGGGYPNRGGQGGGYGSGPYPQQGRGPPPYGGGMGGTGGPRGGSGVGGPSYQQAGPYGASGTGRGPNNYQQGGSRNQQQYGSWQ from the exons atggcggtggcggcgccggggcaGCTCAACCTCGACGAGTCGCCGTCGTTCGGGTCCCGCAGCGTCGACTGCTTCGAGAAGCTCGAGCAGATCGGGGAGGGCACCTACGG GCAAGTATTCATGGCGAAGGAGACGGAGACGAAGGAAATCGTGGCGCTCAAGAAGATCCGCATGGACAACGAGCGAGAGGGC TTCCCTATCACGGCCATCCGCGAGATCAAAATCCTCAAGAAGCTGCaccaccagaacgtcatcaatCTCAAAGAGATCGTCACCTCGCCAG GGCCAGAGAGAGATGAGCAGGGAAAGCAAA TCGAGGGAAACAAGTACAAGGGGAGCATTTACATGGTCTTCGAGTACATGGATCATGACTTGACAGGGCTGTCGGACAGGCCTGGAATGCGGTTCACCATAGCACAGATTAAG TGCTACATGAAGCAACTCCTTTTGGGTCTTCACTACTGTCACATCAATCAAGTTCTGCATCGAGATATTAAAG GATCTAATCTCTTGATAGACAATCACGGTATCTTAAAGCTTGCTGATTTTGGCCTGGCAAGATCATTTTCATATGATCACAATGCGCACCTCACTAACCGTGTGATCACCTTGTGGTACAG GCCTCCAGAGTTGTTGTTAGGAAGCACACAATATGGGCCGGCAGTTGACATGTGGTCTGTGGGTTGTATTTTTGCAGAGCTTCTTTATGGAAAGCCTATATTGCCTGGCAAGAATGAG CCCGAGCAGCTGACCAAAATATTTGAACTTTGTGGCACGCCTGATGAGTTGAATTGGCCAGGTGTCACAAAAATGCCATGGTATAATAATTTCAAGCCTTCTCGCCCAATTATGAGACGTGTTAAGGAGGTTTTTAAGCA TTTTGACCGGAATGCTCTGGATCTGCTAGAGAGGATGTTAACGCTGGATCCATCACAG AGGATATCAGCAAAAGATGCGCTCGATGCAGAGTACTTTTGGACTGATCCCCGACCAGCTGAGCCTCACAC CTTGCCAAAGTACGAATCATCACATGAATTTCAAACTAAGAAAAAGCGTCAACAGCAACGGCAAGCTGAAGAAGCAGCAAAGCGGCAAAAAATACAGCATCCTCAACCACACACTCGTTTGCCACCGATTCAACAATCAGGCCAACCGTATTCACAAATCAGGACAGGCCAACCTATGAACAACCCCCATCCTTCAATGGCACCTGGGCCAAGCCATCACTATGCAAAGCCCCGAGGGCCAGGAGGGCCAAACAGGTACCCACTGGGTGGAAGCCAAGGTGGAGGATACCCAAATCGTGGAGGGCAAGGCGGTGGCTACGGCAGTGGCCCTTATCCTCAACAAGGTCGAGGGCCACCTCCATATGGTGGTGGGATGGGTGGAACAGGTGGCCCTAGGGGTGGAAGTGGAGTTGGCGGACCAAGTTATCAGCAGGCTGGCCCTTATGGTGCATCTGGTACAGGCAGAGGGCCTAATAACTATCAACAAGGTGGTTCTCGCAACCAGCAGCAGTATGGAAGCTGGCAATAG
- the LOC112888121 gene encoding E3 ubiquitin-protein ligase RLIM translates to MGSGSSKATAAASSSSSAASEAGGEVKRGNGSGKGRRVRSLLPLPSSACFRGSTEPGEGDASSAAPPPAGESNKGGETASLPSLVHSAKSDEDALAVPKSRSGEETAAPSSDSERDQDDDALQNHVATSTSAAAANQLPNPSDRPRPRFGANFGLSRAVSLGSSVACSILSSGLSASANPGESHREVTNSSDAVISQQGGALTAGIDSTLDMLRDSVTAQARAARQARRNQLESEDASLRNSNRRIGSEPFEGSVRFSRTLSVGRLRDRVLRRTPFSDGLFTPSLLYDRAVWPSGNGSARQDLATMQRTNSDRSSELRSDPSANYNSSSETLREANNRDLLERRSAFLERRRRIRSQVRALQRLGSRFENLSGHERSCILSGQHRTGNCNCRTSSRPGNPDEETSTRASISRIVMLAEALFEVLDEIHQQSAALSSSRPSFSSIGSVPAPREIVECLPVKVYRKPLKHRTEEAAQCYICLVEYEEGDCVRVLPCNHEFHLTCVDKWLKEIHRVCPLCRGDVCRSDVSSIGKVG, encoded by the exons ATGGGATCTGGGAGCAGCaaggccaccgccgccgcctcgtcgtcgtcctcggcggcatcggaggcgggcggcgaggtCAAGAGGGGGAATGGGAGCGGGAAGGGGCGGCGGGTGAGGAGCCTGCTGCCGCTGCCGAGCTCCGCCTGCTTCCGCGGCTCCACGGAGCCGGGCGAAGGCGACGCTTCTTCcgctgccccgccgccggcagGCGAG TCTAACAAGGGAGGGGAGACTGCAAGCCTGCCTTCACTTGTTCACTCTGCAAAGTCCGATGAAGATGCTCTCGCGGTGCCTAAATCTCGCTCAGGTGAAGAGACAGCAGCGCCTTCATCAGATAGTGAGAGAGACCAAGATGATGATGCGCTACAGAATCATGTTGCCACTAGCACATCGGCAGCTGCGGCTAATCAATTGCCAAATCCTTCTGACAGGCCAAGGCCACGTTTTGGTGCCAACTTCGGGTTGAGTAGGGCTGTCAGCTTGGGATCATCCGTAGCCTGCTCCATTCTGTCATCTGGTCTATCTGCTTCAGCCAATCCAGGTGAAAGCCACAGAGAGGTGACCAATTCTTCTGATGCAGTTATCTCCCAACAAGGTGGTGCCCTGACTGCTGGAATCGATTCTACTCTGGATATGCTTAGAGATAGTGTCACAGCACAAGCTAGAGCAGCTCGTCAGGCTAGGAGAAATCAGCTAGAATCCGAAGATGCTAGCTTGAGGAACTCCAATAGAAGGATTGGATCTGAGCCTTTCGAAGGCAGTGTTCGATTTAGCCGAACATTGAGCGTTGGGCGGCTTCGAGACAGAGTTCTCAGGAGGACTCCGTTCTCAGATGGGTTATTCACCCCTTCACTACTTTATGATAGGGCAGTGTGGCCGTCAGGAAATGGTAGTGCTAGGCAGGATTTAGCAACAATGCAAAGGACTAATTCAGATAGAAGTTCAGAACTGCGTTCTGATCCTTCAGCCAACTACAATTCTAGCTCTGAGACCTTGAGAGAGGCAAATAATCGGGATCTATTGGAGCGCAGATCAGCTTTTCTTGAAAGGAGGAGAAGGATACGATCTCAG GTCAGAGCTCTCCAAAGATTGGGCAGCAGGTTTGAAAATTTATCTGGCCATGAGAGGTCCTGCATACTATCTGGTCAGCATAGAACTGGAAATTGCAACTGCAGAACAAGCAGTCGACCAGGTAATCCTGATGAAGAAACTAGCACAAGGGCTAGCATATCAAGAATTGTTATGTTAGCAGAAGCACTCTTTGAG GTTCTGGATGAAATCCACCAGCAGTCTGCTGCATTATCATCATCAAGACCATCATTTTCTTCAATTGGATCTGTTCCTGCTCCAAGGGAGATCGTTGAGTGTCTTCCTGTAAAGGTTTATAGGAAACCATTGAAACATCGAACTGAGGAGGCTGCACA ATGCTATATTTGCCTTGTTGAATATGAGGAGGGAGACTGTGTCCGTGTACTTCCGTGTAATCATGAATTTCATCTAACATGTGTAGATAAATGGCTAAAAGAGATTCACAG GGTTTGTCCACTTTGTCGTGGTGATGTCTGTAGGTCAGACGTGTCCAGCATTGGAAAAGTCGGCTGA